The Kosakonia sacchari SP1 genome includes a window with the following:
- a CDS encoding MFS transporter codes for MPASQHAPNAHKRALIAGSIGNFIEWYEFAVYGFLATVIAKNFFQLAGETGLTSLILTYASFAVAFFFRPLGAMVFGRIGDRIGRKPTLIIVLVMMTLATAAIGLVPVYASIGIAAPLIITGLRILQGLFAGGEYGGAVSLMTEFAPRGKRGLYGAWQSFTVALGLLAGAGIVALLSVLLSPEALHDWGWRIPFFLALPMGVVALWLRVSMEETPSFVQQQAHPVAERARLSDTFKAIIVGIGRVMVWSAAGYTYLVIMPAYLQSALHTGFNQALLIAVISNIGFALTIIPSGILSDRIGRRTVMVMATALLLILALPLLKILQAETSTLAIKAVVVLVAGGLVGMLAGPGPAMLAEMFPTRVRYTGLGLAYSLSNALFSGCAGLIITGLIKETGNVDIPAYYVMATALVSIVALMTLKKDDHLRSLEE; via the coding sequence ATGCCAGCTTCCCAACACGCTCCGAATGCGCACAAGCGCGCGTTAATTGCCGGCTCGATCGGTAACTTTATCGAGTGGTACGAATTCGCGGTCTACGGCTTTCTCGCCACCGTGATTGCGAAAAATTTCTTTCAGCTCGCGGGCGAAACCGGGCTCACCAGTCTGATCCTGACTTACGCCTCCTTTGCCGTCGCCTTTTTCTTTCGCCCCCTGGGCGCAATGGTATTCGGGCGTATCGGTGACCGGATTGGCCGCAAGCCGACGCTGATTATCGTGTTGGTGATGATGACGCTCGCCACCGCCGCGATTGGTCTGGTCCCGGTGTATGCCAGCATTGGCATCGCCGCGCCCCTCATCATTACCGGCTTGCGCATTTTGCAGGGGCTGTTTGCCGGGGGGGAATACGGTGGCGCGGTATCGCTAATGACGGAGTTCGCGCCGCGCGGCAAGCGCGGGCTGTATGGCGCATGGCAATCTTTTACCGTGGCGCTGGGGCTGCTGGCGGGAGCCGGTATTGTGGCGCTGCTTTCCGTGTTGCTGTCGCCAGAAGCATTGCATGACTGGGGCTGGCGCATCCCCTTCTTCCTTGCGCTGCCGATGGGCGTTGTCGCGCTGTGGTTGCGGGTGAGCATGGAGGAAACGCCAAGTTTTGTGCAACAGCAGGCGCACCCCGTTGCCGAACGCGCCCGGCTTAGCGACACATTCAAAGCCATCATCGTGGGGATTGGCCGGGTGATGGTGTGGTCCGCCGCGGGTTATACCTACCTTGTGATCATGCCCGCGTATTTACAGTCGGCGCTGCATACCGGTTTTAATCAGGCGCTACTGATTGCGGTGATATCCAATATTGGCTTTGCGTTGACGATCATTCCCTCCGGTATACTGAGCGATCGTATCGGGCGCCGCACAGTGATGGTAATGGCCACCGCGCTGTTATTGATCCTCGCGTTGCCACTGCTGAAAATCCTGCAGGCGGAAACAAGCACGCTGGCGATAAAAGCCGTGGTGGTGCTGGTAGCGGGCGGTCTGGTCGGTATGCTGGCAGGACCTGGCCCGGCGATGCTGGCAGAGATGTTTCCAACCCGCGTGCGTTATACCGGGCTGGGTTTGGCGTATTCGCTGTCGAACGCGCTGTTCTCCGGCTGCGCGGGGTTAATCATCACCGGGCTTATCAAAGAGACGGGGAATGTCGACATCCCGGCCTATTACGTGATGGCAACGGCACTGGTCAGCATTGTGGCGCTAATGACGCTCAAAAAAGATGACCATTTGCGCTCGCTTGAGGAATAA
- a CDS encoding glutathionylspermidine synthase family protein — protein MLRHDVAVRPDLERIARDHGFDFHIIDNEIYWDESRAYRFTLRQIEEQIEKPTAELHQMCLEVVDRAVADEAILRQLAIPPLYWDAIAESWRNRDPSLYGRMDFVWCGKDPVKLLEYNADTPTSLYESAYFQWLWMEDARRNGTLPRDADQYNAIQDKLIARFAEIQSRHPLYFCCCKGTEEDRGTVLYLEDCARQAGLDTRFIYIEDVGLGLGGVLTDLDDNVIRQAFKLYPLEWMMRDENGPLLCKRREQWLEPLWKSVLSNKGLLPLLWRFFPHHPNLLPAWFDGEKPQIAAGASYVRKPLFSREGGNVTLFDGTHNVIDHEEGDYGEEPMIYQAFQPLPRFGDSYTLIGSWVVDDEAVGMGIREDCTLITKDTSRFVPHYIAG, from the coding sequence ATGCTGCGTCATGATGTTGCTGTGCGCCCGGACCTTGAGCGGATCGCCCGCGACCACGGTTTCGACTTCCATATCATTGATAACGAAATTTACTGGGATGAGAGTCGCGCTTACCGCTTTACGCTGCGCCAGATAGAAGAGCAGATCGAAAAGCCGACCGCTGAACTGCATCAAATGTGCCTTGAGGTGGTGGATCGCGCCGTGGCGGACGAGGCGATCCTTCGCCAGCTGGCAATCCCGCCGTTGTACTGGGACGCGATTGCCGAAAGCTGGCGCAACCGCGATCCGTCGCTCTACGGGCGAATGGATTTTGTCTGGTGCGGCAAAGACCCGGTGAAATTACTCGAATACAACGCCGATACGCCGACCTCGCTGTACGAATCGGCCTATTTCCAGTGGCTGTGGATGGAGGATGCGCGGCGTAACGGTACGCTCCCACGCGACGCCGATCAGTACAACGCCATTCAGGACAAGTTGATTGCCCGTTTCGCCGAGATCCAGAGCCGTCACCCGCTCTACTTTTGCTGCTGCAAAGGAACCGAGGAAGATCGCGGCACGGTGCTCTATCTTGAGGATTGCGCCCGCCAGGCCGGACTCGATACGCGGTTTATTTATATCGAAGACGTTGGGCTGGGGCTGGGCGGTGTATTGACGGATCTGGATGATAACGTCATTCGCCAGGCGTTTAAGCTCTACCCGCTTGAATGGATGATGCGCGACGAAAACGGCCCGTTGTTGTGTAAACGCCGCGAGCAGTGGCTGGAACCGTTGTGGAAAAGCGTGCTCAGCAATAAGGGGCTACTGCCGCTGCTGTGGCGTTTCTTCCCCCATCATCCGAACCTGCTGCCCGCCTGGTTTGACGGAGAAAAACCGCAAATCGCGGCGGGTGCCAGCTACGTGCGCAAGCCGCTGTTTTCCCGCGAAGGCGGCAATGTCACCCTCTTCGACGGGACGCACAACGTGATTGACCATGAAGAGGGTGACTACGGTGAAGAACCGATGATCTACCAGGCTTTTCAGCCGCTGCCGCGCTTTGGCGACAGCTACACGCTGATTGGCAGTTGGGTGGTAGACGATGAAGCTGTTGGCATGGGCATCCGCGAAGATTGCACCTTAATTACCAAAGATACCTCGCGGTTTGTGCCGCATTATATCGCCGGGTAA
- a CDS encoding DUF1190 domain-containing protein, translating into MARKRSNRQRNPILSPAQSRAQRPIFTQPKERKSGQYLTLAIMGGAAFFALKGCNDHKDDNDGDGVYYTSQQDCVDDGNPAQVCNDAWNNARMNFEQEIPRNMSQPYCVQQYDNCYYDNIGQRWMPVLSGFLLSKALRKDRDEQYSYSSGGSSYASRPVWRNRDGDYSWRSGGSSSASSHYGYTTKKATTSSRGGFGRSSSARGSWGANDAAS; encoded by the coding sequence ATGGCCAGAAAGCGATCAAATCGGCAAAGAAATCCTATTCTTTCGCCTGCGCAGAGCCGCGCCCAGCGGCCCATTTTCACCCAGCCGAAAGAGCGTAAAAGCGGGCAATACCTGACTCTGGCGATTATGGGCGGTGCGGCCTTTTTTGCTTTAAAAGGCTGTAACGATCATAAAGACGATAACGACGGTGACGGGGTTTATTACACCTCGCAGCAGGATTGCGTTGACGACGGCAATCCTGCGCAGGTATGTAACGATGCGTGGAATAACGCGCGCATGAACTTTGAGCAAGAGATCCCGCGCAATATGTCGCAGCCGTACTGCGTGCAGCAATACGATAATTGCTACTACGACAATATTGGCCAACGCTGGATGCCGGTGCTCAGCGGTTTTCTGCTCAGCAAAGCCTTGCGTAAAGACCGGGATGAGCAATACAGCTACAGCAGCGGCGGCAGTTCTTACGCTTCCCGCCCGGTGTGGCGCAACCGCGACGGAGATTACAGCTGGCGCTCCGGCGGAAGTAGCAGCGCGAGCAGCCATTACGGTTACACCACCAAAAAGGCGACCACTTCATCACGTGGCGGTTTTGGGCGCTCGTCGAGCGCGCGCGGAAGCTGGGGGGCTAACGATGCTGCGTCATGA
- a CDS encoding DUF350 domain-containing protein, producing MHILGSLLAFCSYFFIGIAMVLCFLFVYTRITPHDEWRLIKENNLAASLAFSGSLLGYIIPLSSAAINSVSIPDYLIWGVIALVVQLLVYGGVRLYMPKLSDKIINSNTAAGLFMGAAALAGGIFNAACMTW from the coding sequence ATGCATATTCTCGGATCGCTACTGGCGTTTTGCTCGTATTTTTTTATTGGCATTGCAATGGTGCTCTGTTTTCTCTTCGTTTATACGCGCATTACCCCGCACGATGAATGGCGATTAATTAAAGAGAATAACCTCGCCGCATCGTTAGCATTTAGTGGTTCGCTGCTGGGCTATATTATTCCGCTCTCCAGCGCGGCCATTAATTCAGTGAGTATTCCGGATTATTTAATCTGGGGCGTTATAGCGCTGGTGGTGCAGTTACTTGTTTACGGCGGTGTGCGTCTATATATGCCGAAACTGAGTGACAAGATAATTAACAGCAATACTGCCGCCGGGTTATTTATGGGTGCGGCGGCACTGGCGGGCGGGATTTTTAATGCTGCCTGCATGACGTGGTAA
- a CDS encoding DUF2491 family protein — MLSFLKNLLGRADAAAPVRGPLGLHLHAGFTIDTLLFRLCEDDLLVQLPGEEYTIGACGSFDLGAGCMIHRYYTTGDEFLQISTSGGLETHNIDDIKLFVYEESAGVSGETAWRDMLSAKAMGKPALRWRDCQWQRVFNAEERGDIEPVYTLETVNNHAGASWEVHNFMMAYQREVTADVFEYLLLNGEETFNAQNQPEWIYSRALGVDIPLTSLKVIG, encoded by the coding sequence ATGCTCTCTTTTCTGAAAAACCTGCTGGGGCGGGCTGATGCGGCGGCCCCGGTAAGAGGTCCGCTTGGGTTGCATCTGCATGCGGGTTTCACCATTGATACGCTGCTGTTTCGCCTGTGCGAAGACGATTTGCTGGTTCAGCTTCCCGGCGAAGAGTACACCATTGGCGCGTGCGGGTCGTTCGATCTCGGCGCCGGATGCATGATTCATCGCTACTACACAACGGGCGATGAGTTCCTGCAAATCAGCACTTCCGGCGGTCTGGAAACGCACAACATCGATGACATCAAACTGTTTGTGTATGAAGAGAGTGCGGGCGTTTCTGGCGAAACAGCCTGGCGCGATATGCTGAGCGCAAAAGCAATGGGTAAGCCCGCGTTACGCTGGCGAGATTGTCAGTGGCAGCGCGTGTTTAACGCGGAAGAGCGGGGCGATATCGAACCGGTCTATACGCTGGAAACCGTCAACAACCACGCTGGCGCAAGCTGGGAAGTACACAACTTTATGATGGCGTACCAGCGCGAAGTCACCGCTGACGTGTTCGAATATTTGCTGTTAAACGGCGAAGAAACCTTTAATGCACAAAACCAACCGGAGTGGATCTACTCGCGTGCGCTGGGCGTGGATATTCCGCTGACATCATTAAAGGTCATTGGTTAA
- a CDS encoding PspA/IM30 family protein, giving the protein MGILKSLFTLGKSFIAQAEESIEETQGVRMLEQHIRDARAELDKAGKSRVDLLARVKLSNDKLNDLRERKASLEARALEAMAKNVDADLLNEVASEIARLENTIAAEEQVLANLETSRDAVEKAVTATAQRIEQFEQQLEVIKATDAMQRAQQAVTTSTVGASNNVATAAESLKRLQARQAERQARLDAATQLEKVADGRDLDEKLAQAGIGGSDKTSAQDVLARLQQQQKS; this is encoded by the coding sequence ATGGGAATTTTAAAAAGCCTGTTTACGCTGGGTAAATCCTTTATTGCTCAGGCGGAAGAGTCGATTGAAGAGACACAGGGTGTGCGCATGCTGGAGCAGCATATCCGCGACGCGCGCGCTGAGCTGGATAAAGCGGGGAAATCCCGCGTCGACCTGCTGGCACGCGTTAAGTTGAGCAACGATAAACTCAACGATTTGCGCGAGCGCAAAGCCAGTCTTGAAGCCCGTGCGCTGGAAGCGATGGCGAAAAACGTGGATGCCGATTTGCTCAATGAAGTCGCCAGCGAAATTGCCCGTCTGGAAAATACCATTGCGGCGGAAGAACAAGTGCTGGCGAACCTTGAAACCTCGCGCGATGCCGTTGAAAAAGCGGTCACCGCCACGGCACAGCGTATTGAGCAGTTTGAGCAGCAACTGGAAGTGATTAAAGCCACCGATGCGATGCAGCGCGCGCAACAGGCTGTCACCACGTCTACCGTGGGCGCGTCCAACAATGTGGCGACGGCGGCGGAGTCCCTGAAACGCCTGCAGGCGCGTCAGGCTGAACGCCAGGCCCGGCTTGATGCGGCAACACAGCTTGAGAAAGTGGCGGACGGGCGCGATCTCGACGAAAAACTGGCGCAAGCCGGTATTGGCGGCAGCGATAAAACCTCAGCGCAGGATGTGCTGGCGCGTCTGCAACAGCAACAAAAATCGTGA
- a CDS encoding YjfI family protein, translated as MAWTVETLSAALLHSSALTLNIQHEADALIIKLDDYGDLQLNLLLTSRQIIIETYICPLSEIKQQDTFNAFLLRNQKLLPLSSVGISPVGGEEYYVAFGALSLNSSLDDILLEISTLAQNALDLAELTDDFTQ; from the coding sequence ATGGCATGGACTGTAGAGACACTTAGCGCGGCATTATTGCACTCATCAGCGCTTACGTTAAATATCCAACACGAAGCCGATGCGTTAATTATTAAGCTGGATGACTACGGCGATTTGCAATTAAACCTGTTGCTCACTTCCCGGCAGATAATTATTGAAACCTATATTTGTCCTTTAAGTGAAATTAAACAACAGGACACTTTTAACGCCTTCTTGCTGCGCAATCAAAAACTTTTACCTTTATCGTCTGTTGGCATCTCGCCTGTCGGCGGGGAAGAGTATTATGTCGCCTTCGGCGCGCTGTCACTTAACTCCTCGCTCGACGATATCCTGCTCGAAATCTCCACGCTTGCGCAAAATGCGCTGGATCTTGCTGAACTAACCGATGATTTTACCCAATAA
- the rlmB gene encoding 23S rRNA (guanosine(2251)-2'-O)-methyltransferase RlmB: MSEMIYGIHAVQALLERAPERFQEVFILKGREDKRLLPLIHALEAQGVVIQVANRQYLDEKSEGAVHQGIIARVKPGRQYQENDLPDLIASLDQPFFLILDGVTDPHNLGACLRSADAAGVHAVIVPKDKSAQLNATAKKVACGAAENVPLIRVTNLARTMRLLQEENIWIVGTAGEADHTLFQSKMTGRMALVMGAEGEGMRRLTREHCDELISIPMAGSVSSLNVSVATGICLFEAVRQRAL; this comes from the coding sequence ATGAGTGAAATGATTTACGGCATCCATGCGGTGCAGGCCCTGCTGGAGCGCGCCCCGGAGCGTTTTCAGGAAGTGTTTATTCTGAAAGGCCGCGAGGACAAACGTCTGCTGCCGCTGATCCACGCGCTGGAAGCGCAGGGCGTGGTGATCCAGGTGGCGAACCGCCAGTATCTGGATGAAAAAAGCGAAGGCGCGGTGCACCAGGGGATCATTGCACGCGTGAAACCGGGGCGTCAGTACCAGGAAAACGATCTGCCGGATCTGATAGCCAGCCTCGATCAACCCTTCTTCTTGATCCTGGATGGCGTTACCGATCCGCACAACCTGGGCGCGTGTTTGCGTAGCGCAGACGCGGCGGGCGTGCATGCGGTGATCGTGCCGAAGGACAAATCCGCGCAACTTAACGCCACGGCAAAAAAAGTCGCCTGCGGCGCGGCAGAGAACGTACCGTTGATCCGCGTGACCAACCTGGCGCGCACCATGCGCCTGTTGCAGGAAGAGAATATCTGGATTGTCGGCACAGCGGGCGAAGCCGATCACACTCTGTTCCAGAGCAAAATGACCGGGCGCATGGCGCTGGTAATGGGCGCGGAAGGTGAAGGTATGCGCCGTCTGACGCGTGAGCACTGTGATGAGCTGATCAGCATCCCGATGGCGGGCAGCGTGTCGTCGCTTAACGTCTCGGTTGCCACCGGTATCTGCCTGTTTGAAGCGGTGCGCCAGCGCGCGCTTTAA
- the rnr gene encoding ribonuclease R, translating to MSQDPFLERESEKYTNPIPSREFILDHLAKREKPASRDELAIELNIEGEEQQEALRRRLRAMERDGQLVFTRRQCYALPERLDLLKGMVIGHRDGYGFLRVEGRKDDLYLSSEQMKMCIHGDQVLAQPLGADRKGRREARIVRVLVPKTGQIVGRYFTDAGVGFVVPDDSRMSFDILIPPEEVMGARMGFVVVVELTQRPTRRTKAIGKIVEVLGDNMGTGMAVDMALRTHEIPYQWPPEVEKQVAGLKEQVPEEAKVGRVDLRDLPLVTIDGEDARDFDDAVFCEKKRGGGWRLWVAIADVSYYVRHGTALDNEARNRGTSVYFPSQVVPMLPEVLSNGLCSLNPQVDRLCMVCEMTVSSKGRLTGFKFYEAVMSSHARLTYTKVWHMLQGDQELREQYAPLVKHIEELHNLYKVLDQARAERGGISFESEEAKFIFNAERRIERIEQTQRNDAHKLIEECMILANISAARFVEKADEPALFRIHDKPTNDAITAFRSVLAELGLELPGGNKPEPRDYAALLESIADRPDHEMLQTMLLRSMKQAIYDPENRGHFGLALQSYAHFTSPIRRYPDLSLHRAIKYLLAKEQGLKGNSTETGGWHYSMEEVLQLGQHCSMTERRADEATRDVSDWLKCDFMQDQVGNTFPGVIASVTGFGFFVRLDDLFIDGLVHVSSLDNDYYRFDQVGQRLIGESGGQTYRLGDRVQVKVEAVNMDERKIDFSLISSERSPRNVGKTEREKAKKGSAGKNGAAKKPPRRQMGKKVNFEPDSAFRGEGGKGKAKKAKKPSAKTQKIAAATKAKRAAKKKTDQ from the coding sequence ATGTCACAAGATCCTTTCCTCGAACGCGAATCTGAAAAATATACCAACCCCATTCCCAGCCGCGAATTCATCCTCGATCACTTAGCCAAACGCGAAAAACCTGCCAGCCGGGACGAACTGGCTATCGAACTCAATATCGAAGGTGAAGAGCAACAAGAAGCGCTGCGCCGCCGTCTGCGCGCTATGGAGCGCGACGGGCAATTAGTCTTTACCCGCCGTCAGTGCTACGCCTTACCGGAACGTCTCGATCTGCTCAAAGGCATGGTGATTGGTCACCGCGACGGCTATGGTTTTCTGCGCGTTGAAGGCCGCAAAGACGATCTTTATCTCTCCAGCGAGCAGATGAAAATGTGTATTCACGGCGATCAGGTGCTGGCGCAACCGCTGGGTGCCGATCGTAAAGGCCGCCGCGAAGCGCGCATCGTACGCGTGCTGGTGCCGAAAACCGGGCAGATCGTTGGCCGCTACTTTACTGATGCAGGCGTCGGTTTTGTCGTGCCGGATGATAGCCGCATGAGTTTTGACATCCTTATCCCGCCTGAAGAGGTTATGGGAGCGCGCATGGGCTTTGTGGTGGTCGTTGAGTTGACACAGCGTCCAACCCGCCGCACAAAAGCGATTGGTAAAATCGTCGAGGTGCTCGGCGACAATATGGGTACCGGCATGGCGGTCGACATGGCGCTGCGTACTCATGAAATTCCTTACCAGTGGCCGCCAGAAGTGGAAAAACAGGTCGCCGGGCTGAAAGAGCAAGTGCCGGAAGAAGCCAAAGTTGGACGCGTCGATCTGCGCGACCTGCCGCTGGTGACCATTGATGGCGAAGACGCGCGCGACTTCGACGATGCCGTTTTCTGTGAGAAGAAACGCGGCGGCGGCTGGCGCTTATGGGTAGCTATCGCTGATGTGAGCTACTACGTGCGTCATGGCACCGCGCTTGATAACGAAGCCCGTAACCGTGGCACGTCAGTTTACTTCCCATCGCAAGTGGTACCGATGCTACCGGAGGTGCTCTCAAACGGCCTGTGCTCGCTGAACCCGCAAGTGGATCGCCTGTGCATGGTCTGTGAAATGACCGTCTCCTCAAAAGGGCGCTTAACCGGTTTTAAATTCTACGAAGCGGTGATGAGCTCCCACGCACGTCTGACCTACACCAAAGTGTGGCATATGCTGCAAGGCGATCAGGAACTGCGTGAGCAGTACGCGCCGCTGGTGAAACACATCGAAGAGCTGCATAACCTGTATAAAGTGCTCGATCAGGCGCGCGCTGAGCGCGGTGGCATCTCGTTTGAGAGCGAGGAAGCGAAGTTTATCTTCAACGCCGAGCGCCGCATTGAGCGTATTGAGCAGACTCAGCGTAACGATGCGCACAAGCTGATTGAAGAGTGCATGATCCTCGCCAACATCTCCGCCGCGCGTTTTGTGGAGAAAGCCGACGAGCCGGCGCTGTTCCGTATTCACGATAAACCGACCAACGATGCGATCACCGCGTTCCGTTCCGTGCTTGCCGAGCTGGGACTGGAGTTGCCGGGCGGCAATAAACCGGAGCCGCGCGATTACGCCGCGCTGCTGGAATCGATTGCCGATCGCCCGGATCACGAAATGCTGCAAACCATGCTGCTGCGCTCGATGAAACAGGCGATCTACGATCCGGAAAACCGCGGCCACTTCGGCCTGGCGCTGCAATCTTATGCGCACTTCACTTCGCCGATTCGCCGCTACCCTGACTTATCACTGCACCGCGCCATTAAATATTTACTGGCGAAAGAGCAGGGGCTGAAGGGCAACAGCACCGAAACTGGCGGCTGGCACTACAGCATGGAAGAGGTGTTGCAACTGGGACAGCACTGTTCGATGACCGAACGCCGCGCTGATGAAGCGACCCGTGATGTCTCGGACTGGCTGAAATGCGACTTTATGCAGGATCAGGTCGGCAATACCTTCCCGGGTGTTATCGCCAGCGTCACCGGCTTTGGTTTCTTCGTGCGGCTCGACGATCTGTTTATCGATGGTCTGGTGCATGTCTCTTCGTTGGATAACGACTATTATCGTTTCGATCAGGTCGGTCAGCGTCTGATTGGCGAATCCGGCGGGCAAACGTATCGCCTCGGTGATCGGGTGCAGGTAAAAGTCGAAGCGGTTAACATGGATGAGCGCAAGATTGACTTCTCGCTGATCTCCAGTGAGCGCAGCCCGCGTAACGTGGGTAAAACCGAGCGTGAAAAAGCGAAGAAAGGTTCGGCTGGCAAAAACGGCGCTGCGAAAAAGCCGCCGCGTCGCCAGATGGGTAAAAAAGTGAATTTCGAGCCAGACAGCGCCTTCCGTGGTGAAGGTGGAAAAGGCAAAGCGAAAAAAGCCAAAAAACCGTCGGCTAAAACGCAGAAAATCGCCGCCGCGACTAAAGCGAAACGCGCAGCGAAAAAGAAAACCGACCAGTAA
- the nsrR gene encoding nitric oxide-sensing transcriptional repressor NsrR — protein MQLTSFTDYGLRALIYMASLPAGQMTNITEVTETYGVSRNHMVKIINQLSREGYVAAVRGKNGGIRLGKPAQDIRIGDVVRSLEPLALVNCSSEFCHITSACRLKKALAKAVQSFLKELDNYTLADLVEENQPLYKLLLVE, from the coding sequence GTGCAGTTAACAAGCTTTACCGATTACGGTTTGCGCGCCCTGATCTACATGGCGTCGCTGCCGGCAGGACAAATGACCAACATTACTGAAGTTACAGAAACGTATGGCGTGTCCCGTAATCATATGGTCAAGATAATCAATCAGCTGAGCCGTGAAGGCTACGTCGCGGCCGTCCGTGGGAAAAACGGTGGGATCCGGCTGGGGAAACCCGCGCAGGATATTCGTATTGGTGATGTTGTCCGCTCGCTTGAGCCGCTGGCGCTGGTCAATTGCAGCAGCGAGTTTTGCCATATTACCAGTGCCTGTCGCCTGAAAAAGGCGCTTGCCAAAGCTGTGCAAAGTTTTCTTAAGGAGCTGGATAACTACACGCTGGCCGATTTGGTTGAAGAGAATCAACCGCTTTACAAATTATTGCTGGTGGAATGA
- the purA gene encoding adenylosuccinate synthase — protein sequence MGNNVVVLGTQWGDEGKGKIVDLLTERAKYVVRYQGGHNAGHTLVINGEKTVLHLIPSGILRENVTSIIGNGVVLSPAALMKEMKELEDRGIPVRERLLLSEACPLILDYHVALDVAREKARGAKAIGTTGRGIGPAYEDKVARRGLRVGDLFDKATFADKLKEVMEYHNFQLVNFYKVEAVDYQKVLDDVMAIADILTAMVVDVSDLLDQARKRGDFVMFEGAQGTLLDIDHGTYPYVTSSNTTAGGVATGSGLGPRYVDYVLGIIKAYSTRVGAGPFPTELFDDIGEFLCKQGNEYGATTGRRRRTGWLDAVAVRRAVQINSLSGFCLTKLDVLDGLKEVKICVAYRMPDGREVTTTPLAADNWEGIEPIYETMPGWSESTFGVKDRSGLPQAALNYIKRIEELTGVPIDIISTGPDRTETMILRDPFDA from the coding sequence ATGGGTAACAACGTCGTCGTACTGGGCACCCAATGGGGTGACGAAGGTAAAGGGAAGATTGTTGATCTTCTGACTGAACGGGCTAAATATGTTGTACGCTACCAGGGCGGTCACAACGCAGGCCATACTCTCGTAATCAACGGTGAAAAAACCGTCCTCCATCTTATTCCATCAGGCATTCTTCGCGAAAACGTCACCAGCATCATCGGTAACGGCGTTGTGCTGTCTCCCGCTGCGCTGATGAAAGAGATGAAAGAACTGGAAGACCGTGGTATCCCGGTTCGCGAACGTCTGCTGCTCTCTGAAGCATGTCCGTTAATCCTTGATTATCATGTAGCGCTGGACGTGGCGCGTGAAAAAGCGCGCGGCGCGAAAGCTATCGGTACTACCGGTCGCGGTATCGGCCCGGCTTACGAAGATAAAGTTGCTCGTCGTGGTCTGCGCGTTGGCGATCTGTTCGATAAAGCGACTTTCGCCGACAAACTGAAAGAAGTGATGGAATATCACAACTTCCAGCTGGTGAACTTCTACAAAGTGGAAGCGGTTGACTACCAGAAAGTGCTTGATGATGTCATGGCGATTGCCGACATCCTGACGGCAATGGTGGTGGACGTTTCCGATTTGCTGGACCAGGCGCGTAAGCGCGGCGATTTCGTGATGTTCGAAGGCGCGCAGGGTACGCTGCTGGATATCGATCACGGTACTTATCCGTATGTGACCTCCTCCAACACTACCGCTGGCGGTGTCGCGACGGGGTCCGGCCTTGGCCCGCGTTACGTGGATTACGTGCTCGGCATCATCAAAGCTTACTCCACGCGCGTAGGTGCTGGTCCGTTCCCGACTGAACTGTTCGACGATATCGGCGAGTTCCTCTGCAAACAGGGTAATGAATATGGCGCCACTACTGGCCGTCGCCGTCGTACCGGCTGGCTGGACGCGGTTGCTGTACGCCGCGCGGTGCAGATCAACTCCCTGTCTGGCTTCTGCCTGACCAAGCTGGACGTGTTGGACGGCCTGAAAGAAGTGAAAATCTGTGTTGCTTACCGCATGCCGGATGGCCGCGAAGTCACCACCACGCCGCTGGCGGCTGACAATTGGGAAGGTATCGAGCCGATTTACGAAACCATGCCAGGCTGGTCTGAATCGACCTTTGGTGTAAAAGATCGTAGCGGTCTGCCGCAGGCGGCGCTGAATTACATCAAACGCATTGAAGAACTTACCGGCGTGCCGATCGACATCATCTCCACCGGTCCGGATCGTACTGAAACCATGATCCTGCGCGATCCGTTCGACGCATAA
- a CDS encoding DUF2065 domain-containing protein, whose amino-acid sequence MNSTIWLALALVLVLEGLGPMLYPRAWRRMIASLSLLPDHLLRRFGGGLVVAGVVIYYMLRKTIG is encoded by the coding sequence ATGAATTCGACAATCTGGCTCGCTCTGGCGCTGGTTTTGGTACTTGAAGGGCTTGGACCGATGCTTTATCCGCGCGCCTGGCGGCGTATGATCGCCTCTCTGAGCCTGTTGCCGGACCATCTTTTGCGTCGATTTGGCGGTGGGCTTGTGGTCGCGGGTGTAGTTATCTACTACATGTTGAGGAAAACGATTGGCTGA